A stretch of Mus musculus strain C57BL/6J chromosome 19, GRCm38.p6 C57BL/6J DNA encodes these proteins:
- the Ms4a20 gene encoding uncharacterized protein LOC69369 isoform X2, whose translation MSINEVSTFYIIKEDTIAMGGAQIMLGLIHNALGTLWLSLHNLEDKRYSIGHKLMLASICYLFVSGTFHMFAIITNIISIFVAIFGLILLGYEFPIFESIGTEYIWSNMAGMMLLQISVMCAITELVIAILVLHWFITAHKIEEPSEEIFSGPSHSHLSSPPSTQPSMLELENVSEQSHPKDIEDENDVTN comes from the exons atgtcaataaatgaagTATCAACATTCTATATCATAAAAGAAGATACAATTGCAATGGGA GGTGCACAAATAATGCTTGGCCTAATTCACAATGCACTGGGGACTCTCTGGCTCTCTTTGCACAATCTAGAAGACAAGAGATATAGCATCGGCCATAAACTTATGTTAGCTAGTATCTGCTACCTGTTTGTGTCTGGAACATTT CATATGTTTGCAATTATAACAAACATCATAAGTATCTTCGTGGCTATATTTGGTTTAATTCTACTTGGATATGAATTTCCAATTTTTGAATCAATAGGAACTGAATACATTTGGTCAAAT atgGCTGGCATGATGCTTCTACAAATTTCTGTCATGTGTGCCATCACAGAGCTGGTTATTGCAATCCTAGTGCTGCACTGGTTCATAACAGCACATAAAATTGAAGAACCCTCAGAAGAAA TTTTCTCAGGTCCCTCCCATTCACACCTATCATCACCACCTTCAACACAGCCATCTATGCTTGAGTTGGAGAATGTCTCTGAACAATCCCATCCAAAAGATATAGAAGATGAAAATGATGTGACTAACTGA
- the Ms4a20 gene encoding uncharacterized protein LOC69369 isoform X4, translating to MSINEVSTFYIIKEDTIAMGHMFAIITNIISIFVAIFGLILLGYEFPIFESIGTEYIWSNMAGMMLLQISVMCAITELVIAILVLHWFITAHKIEEPSEEIFSGPSHSHLSSPPSTQPSMLELENVSEQSHPKDIEDENDVTN from the exons atgtcaataaatgaagTATCAACATTCTATATCATAAAAGAAGATACAATTGCAATGGGA CATATGTTTGCAATTATAACAAACATCATAAGTATCTTCGTGGCTATATTTGGTTTAATTCTACTTGGATATGAATTTCCAATTTTTGAATCAATAGGAACTGAATACATTTGGTCAAAT atgGCTGGCATGATGCTTCTACAAATTTCTGTCATGTGTGCCATCACAGAGCTGGTTATTGCAATCCTAGTGCTGCACTGGTTCATAACAGCACATAAAATTGAAGAACCCTCAGAAGAAA TTTTCTCAGGTCCCTCCCATTCACACCTATCATCACCACCTTCAACACAGCCATCTATGCTTGAGTTGGAGAATGTCTCTGAACAATCCCATCCAAAAGATATAGAAGATGAAAATGATGTGACTAACTGA
- the Ms4a20 gene encoding uncharacterized protein LOC69369 isoform X3, translating into MNPIQWCVLPCIMQIPKFINSGSSSITQGISSVFQHMFAIITNIISIFVAIFGLILLGYEFPIFESIGTEYIWSNMAGMMLLQISVMCAITELVIAILVLHWFITAHKIEEPSEEIFSGPSHSHLSSPPSTQPSMLELENVSEQSHPKDIEDENDVTN; encoded by the exons ATGAATCCTATTCAATGGTGTGTCCTTCCATGCATTATGCAAATTCCAAAG TTCATCAACTCAGGATCCAGCAGTATAACTCAGGGTATTTCTTCAGTATTTCAG CATATGTTTGCAATTATAACAAACATCATAAGTATCTTCGTGGCTATATTTGGTTTAATTCTACTTGGATATGAATTTCCAATTTTTGAATCAATAGGAACTGAATACATTTGGTCAAAT atgGCTGGCATGATGCTTCTACAAATTTCTGTCATGTGTGCCATCACAGAGCTGGTTATTGCAATCCTAGTGCTGCACTGGTTCATAACAGCACATAAAATTGAAGAACCCTCAGAAGAAA TTTTCTCAGGTCCCTCCCATTCACACCTATCATCACCACCTTCAACACAGCCATCTATGCTTGAGTTGGAGAATGTCTCTGAACAATCCCATCCAAAAGATATAGAAGATGAAAATGATGTGACTAACTGA
- the Ms4a20 gene encoding uncharacterized protein LOC69369 isoform X1 yields MDLEGIILSEGAQIMLGLIHNALGTLWLSLHNLEDKRYSIGHKLMLASICYLFVSGTFFINSGSSSITQGISSVFQHMFAIITNIISIFVAIFGLILLGYEFPIFESIGTEYIWSNMAGMMLLQISVMCAITELVIAILVLHWFITAHKIEEPSEEIFSGPSHSHLSSPPSTQPSMLELENVSEQSHPKDIEDENDVTN; encoded by the exons atggacctggagggcatcatcctgagtgag GGTGCACAAATAATGCTTGGCCTAATTCACAATGCACTGGGGACTCTCTGGCTCTCTTTGCACAATCTAGAAGACAAGAGATATAGCATCGGCCATAAACTTATGTTAGCTAGTATCTGCTACCTGTTTGTGTCTGGAACATTT TTCATCAACTCAGGATCCAGCAGTATAACTCAGGGTATTTCTTCAGTATTTCAG CATATGTTTGCAATTATAACAAACATCATAAGTATCTTCGTGGCTATATTTGGTTTAATTCTACTTGGATATGAATTTCCAATTTTTGAATCAATAGGAACTGAATACATTTGGTCAAAT atgGCTGGCATGATGCTTCTACAAATTTCTGTCATGTGTGCCATCACAGAGCTGGTTATTGCAATCCTAGTGCTGCACTGGTTCATAACAGCACATAAAATTGAAGAACCCTCAGAAGAAA TTTTCTCAGGTCCCTCCCATTCACACCTATCATCACCACCTTCAACACAGCCATCTATGCTTGAGTTGGAGAATGTCTCTGAACAATCCCATCCAAAAGATATAGAAGATGAAAATGATGTGACTAACTGA
- the Ms4a20 gene encoding uncharacterized protein LOC69369 produces MSINEVSTFYIIKEDTIAMGGAQIMLGLIHNALGTLWLSLHNLEDKRYSIGHKLMLASICYLFVSGTFFINSGSSSITQGISSVFQHMFAIITNIISIFVAIFGLILLGYEFPIFESIGTEYIWSNMAGMMLLQISVMCAITELVIAILVLHWFITAHKIEEPSEEIFSGPSHSHLSSPPSTQPSMLELENVSEQSHPKDIEDENDVTN; encoded by the exons atgtcaataaatgaagTATCAACATTCTATATCATAAAAGAAGATACAATTGCAATGGGA GGTGCACAAATAATGCTTGGCCTAATTCACAATGCACTGGGGACTCTCTGGCTCTCTTTGCACAATCTAGAAGACAAGAGATATAGCATCGGCCATAAACTTATGTTAGCTAGTATCTGCTACCTGTTTGTGTCTGGAACATTT TTCATCAACTCAGGATCCAGCAGTATAACTCAGGGTATTTCTTCAGTATTTCAG CATATGTTTGCAATTATAACAAACATCATAAGTATCTTCGTGGCTATATTTGGTTTAATTCTACTTGGATATGAATTTCCAATTTTTGAATCAATAGGAACTGAATACATTTGGTCAAAT atgGCTGGCATGATGCTTCTACAAATTTCTGTCATGTGTGCCATCACAGAGCTGGTTATTGCAATCCTAGTGCTGCACTGGTTCATAACAGCACATAAAATTGAAGAACCCTCAGAAGAAA TTTTCTCAGGTCCCTCCCATTCACACCTATCATCACCACCTTCAACACAGCCATCTATGCTTGAGTTGGAGAATGTCTCTGAACAATCCCATCCAAAAGATATAGAAGATGAAAATGATGTGACTAACTGA